One window from the genome of Thermodesulfobacteriota bacterium encodes:
- a CDS encoding hydroxyacid dehydrogenase, protein MKAYKVLLYEDMREEGKEVLREKAEIVFAKNLDEATLVEQVKEVDGIVIRANGKVTRTMMEAAPRLKVIGRHGVGVENIDVEAATEKGIWVVNTPDANDLSVAEHFFGLALMLSKMLKKGDLALREGRWEARYQYIGRELHGKTLGILGFGRIGKSIGRIASQGFKMRVLYYDAFRFEEVEREIGAVKASLEEVMSRSDFISINLPLVPATRGLVGEKELRMMKPTAYILNLARGPIWDEKALYRVLKEGAIAGAAADVFEVEPASKDHPLLELENFIGTPHMAAHTEEALKKMSLVTEDILRVFEGKEPLHPVNRPRR, encoded by the coding sequence ATGAAGGCCTATAAGGTCCTGCTCTATGAGGATATGCGTGAAGAAGGCAAGGAAGTCCTGAGGGAGAAGGCCGAGATCGTCTTTGCCAAAAACCTCGACGAAGCTACCCTGGTCGAACAGGTCAAAGAGGTGGACGGGATCGTCATCCGGGCCAATGGGAAGGTGACCCGAACGATGATGGAGGCAGCTCCAAGGCTCAAGGTGATCGGAAGGCACGGCGTCGGTGTGGAGAATATCGATGTGGAGGCGGCCACTGAGAAGGGCATCTGGGTGGTGAACACGCCCGATGCCAACGACCTCTCTGTCGCAGAACACTTTTTCGGTCTGGCCCTGATGCTTTCGAAGATGCTGAAGAAAGGGGATCTCGCCTTGCGGGAAGGCCGGTGGGAGGCCCGCTATCAATATATCGGCCGAGAGCTCCACGGAAAGACGCTCGGAATCCTCGGCTTCGGGCGTATCGGAAAGTCGATCGGCCGCATCGCCTCCCAGGGGTTCAAGATGCGAGTCCTCTATTACGATGCCTTTCGGTTTGAGGAGGTGGAGCGGGAGATCGGGGCGGTGAAGGCCTCTCTGGAGGAGGTCATGTCCCGGTCGGATTTTATCTCCATCAACCTCCCCCTCGTCCCGGCGACGAGAGGCCTCGTCGGGGAGAAGGAATTGAGGATGATGAAACCCACCGCTTATATCCTCAATCTCGCCCGAGGCCCCATTTGGGATGAAAAGGCCCTCTATCGGGTCTTAAAAGAGGGGGCGATCGCGGGAGCCGCGGCCGATGTCTTCGAGGTCGAGCCCGCCTCGAAAGACCACCCCCTGCTCGAACTGGAGAATTTCATCGGAACGCCCCATATGGCCGCCCATACCGAAGAGGCCCTGAAGAAGATGAGCCTGGTGACAGAAGACATTTTGAGGGTTTTCGAAGGGAAAGAGCCCCTCCATCCGGTGAATCGTCCAAGACGATAG
- the sfsA gene encoding DNA/RNA nuclease SfsA, with product MSRQDRPGPLFRHLKKACFIRRPNRFLVECRLGGRPVRAFLPNPGRLQELLLPGRTIYLTADPKTPHRRTRYTAVAVLREGHPILLHTHKTNEAARFLIEEGRIPGLKGARILRSEVRMGHSRFDFLLKRGRQDILLEVKSCTLVGEKVAMFPDAVTERGARHLKELAALAERGAETILLFLVHWPFAKLFLPDYHTDLEFSKVLLEVRRKVKVIPLSIGWRRDLSLSPEVHRLRIPWSLIEQEAQDRGSYLLLLKLRRDRKLSVGSLGRLPFKKGFYLYVGSAMSQLSRRIERHRRLRKRHRWHIDFLREKAHFCSALPIRSSARLECEIAQALGKVSEWTVERFGCSDCSCRSHLFGMSEDPLRSEAFQKVLQHFRMDRLFARSRGA from the coding sequence ATGTCCAGGCAGGATCGTCCGGGCCCCCTGTTTCGGCATCTCAAAAAGGCCTGCTTCATCCGCCGCCCCAACCGTTTCTTGGTCGAATGCCGCCTCGGAGGCCGGCCCGTCCGTGCCTTTCTGCCCAATCCAGGACGGCTCCAGGAGTTGCTCCTACCCGGACGCACGATCTACCTCACCGCAGATCCTAAAACCCCGCATCGAAGGACCCGTTATACCGCCGTGGCCGTCCTCAGGGAAGGCCATCCCATCCTCCTTCACACCCACAAGACGAACGAGGCGGCTCGCTTTCTTATCGAGGAAGGAAGGATTCCTGGCCTGAAGGGAGCCCGAATCCTCCGGTCTGAAGTACGGATGGGCCATAGCCGATTCGACTTTCTCCTGAAAAGGGGCCGGCAAGATATCCTCCTGGAGGTGAAATCCTGTACCCTCGTCGGAGAGAAGGTCGCCATGTTTCCGGACGCGGTGACCGAAAGGGGAGCCCGGCATCTCAAGGAGCTTGCGGCCCTTGCTGAGAGGGGGGCGGAGACGATCCTCCTCTTTCTCGTCCACTGGCCCTTTGCCAAACTCTTCCTGCCCGACTACCACACCGATCTCGAGTTTTCGAAGGTCTTGCTCGAGGTCCGCAGAAAGGTAAAGGTGATCCCTCTCTCGATCGGATGGCGGAGGGACCTCTCGTTATCGCCTGAAGTCCATCGGCTTCGAATTCCCTGGAGTCTCATCGAGCAGGAGGCCCAAGACCGAGGGAGTTATCTGCTCCTCCTTAAACTCAGGCGAGATAGAAAACTCTCGGTCGGGAGTCTCGGTCGCCTTCCTTTCAAAAAGGGTTTTTATCTCTATGTGGGCTCTGCGATGTCCCAGCTCAGCCGTAGGATCGAGAGGCATCGCCGTTTGCGGAAGAGGCACCGCTGGCATATCGACTTCCTCAGGGAAAAGGCCCATTTCTGTTCGGCCTTACCCATCCGGTCCTCGGCCCGCCTGGAGTGTGAGATCGCGCAAGCCTTGGGTAAGGTCTCCGAATGGACGGTTGAACGTTTTGGATGTAGCGACTGCTCCTGCCGGAGCCATCTCTTCGGGATGTCGGAGGATCCTCTCCGATCCGAGGCCTTCCAAAAAGTCCTCCAGCATTTCAGAATGGATCGCCTTTTTGCCCGATCTCGTGGCGCCTAA
- a CDS encoding M23 family metallopeptidase has product MRNQDISCDPLAKGAIERSPFTACLIRENGLDALGFKRWFFYPGMLFRATEKWWGDRGRRQRPHEGIDLCLFTDREGSLHALRENTKIPVLYDGIVVKVMDDFIGRTVVVEHHGFRTDRLRWITLYGHTIPSPSLKVGQILRAGEPIATLAPTDPRRGLPPHLHLSTLWIEPEISYPQLDWDSMGDLRGLAWTDPLPLI; this is encoded by the coding sequence GTGAGAAATCAGGATATCTCTTGTGATCCCCTCGCAAAAGGAGCGATCGAGAGATCGCCCTTTACGGCTTGCCTGATCCGGGAGAACGGACTCGATGCCCTGGGTTTTAAAAGGTGGTTCTTTTATCCCGGCATGTTATTCAGGGCAACGGAGAAATGGTGGGGCGACCGGGGCAGACGCCAGAGGCCTCATGAGGGAATCGATCTTTGCCTCTTTACGGATCGTGAGGGATCCCTTCACGCGTTACGGGAAAACACGAAGATACCGGTCCTCTATGACGGGATCGTCGTGAAAGTGATGGACGATTTCATCGGAAGGACCGTGGTCGTGGAACATCACGGTTTCAGGACGGACCGTTTGAGATGGATCACCCTCTATGGCCACACGATCCCGTCCCCCTCTTTAAAGGTGGGACAGATCCTCAGGGCAGGAGAACCCATCGCCACCTTGGCCCCAACCGATCCGCGCCGTGGCCTTCCCCCGCATCTCCATCTCTCGACCTTGTGGATCGAACCTGAGATCTCCTATCCCCAACTCGATTGGGATTCGATGGGCGACCTCCGAGGCCTCGCCTGGACCGATCCCCTGCCGCTGATTTAA
- a CDS encoding class I SAM-dependent methyltransferase: MAFWRYGSLFLLLAISFLPCSASSQSRPPDVHFDPTPMDVVEAMLWRAGVTPEDVVYDLGCGDGRFVIMAAKKFGARGVGIDIDPARIKESRENAEFAGVAERTRFIEGDLFQADIREATVVTLYLLNDLNYQLRPKLFRELRPGARVVSYTFDMADWEPDDRFQIRDRFVFYWVIPATVKGEWRLNLPLPGGEAQGLLTIHQKYQKIGGTLTILGQRLPMMNPHLLGDRLTFGIRPRLQGSDVLMTFVGRVIGDRLEGTVESEEEPWRGTIPWKGERIKR; this comes from the coding sequence ATGGCCTTTTGGAGGTACGGATCCCTCTTTCTCCTACTGGCGATCAGCTTCTTACCATGCTCCGCTTCCTCCCAGAGCCGGCCACCCGATGTCCACTTCGATCCGACGCCCATGGACGTGGTGGAGGCCATGCTTTGGAGGGCAGGGGTGACCCCGGAGGATGTGGTCTATGACCTCGGATGCGGCGATGGTCGTTTCGTGATCATGGCGGCCAAAAAATTCGGCGCCCGGGGAGTCGGAATCGATATCGACCCCGCGCGCATCAAGGAGAGCAGAGAGAATGCCGAGTTTGCCGGGGTAGCCGAGCGGACCAGGTTTATCGAGGGAGACCTCTTCCAGGCCGATATCCGGGAGGCGACCGTCGTCACCCTTTATTTGCTCAACGATCTGAATTACCAGCTTCGGCCCAAACTGTTTCGTGAACTCCGGCCAGGCGCGCGGGTCGTCTCCTACACCTTTGACATGGCCGACTGGGAACCGGACGACCGGTTCCAGATCCGGGACCGATTCGTCTTCTACTGGGTCATCCCAGCCACGGTGAAAGGAGAATGGCGGTTGAACCTCCCCCTCCCCGGGGGAGAGGCCCAAGGCCTGTTGACCATCCATCAGAAATATCAAAAAATCGGCGGGACCCTGACGATCCTGGGGCAGAGGCTCCCCATGATGAACCCCCATCTCCTGGGAGACCGACTGACCTTCGGAATTCGACCCAGGCTCCAAGGAAGCGATGTCCTGATGACCTTCGTCGGTCGGGTGATAGGGGATCGTCTCGAAGGAACGGTGGAGAGCGAAGAAGAGCCCTGGAGAGGAACAATCCCCTGGAAAGGGGAACGTATAAAGCGGTGA
- a CDS encoding aldolase/citrate lyase family protein, translated as MSWAGLRKRVLAGECVYGTMIRQARDPGAPVVFASVGYDFVLIDMEHGNYGMETVADLIRGAKSARIAPIIRVPHLESFFISRVLDAGAEGIMVPMTSTKEQAEAIVRYSKYTPIGQRGFGTQTGQTDYKPLKAVEFMKEANEHTLIIAQIETREAIENVEAILGTEGIDVGLIGPNDLSISLGIPDQLGSEAISQAIEKVIDVAKKRGKASGIHIGNTELVRKWRARGMTVLACSTDIGFMYNASKSVLEEMKRA; from the coding sequence ATGAGCTGGGCAGGTCTGAGAAAAAGGGTATTGGCAGGAGAATGCGTCTACGGGACGATGATCCGGCAGGCCCGTGACCCGGGGGCGCCAGTGGTCTTCGCTTCGGTGGGTTATGACTTCGTCCTCATCGATATGGAACACGGCAACTACGGTATGGAAACGGTGGCCGACCTCATCCGGGGGGCCAAATCCGCAAGGATCGCTCCCATTATCCGTGTTCCCCACCTCGAGTCGTTCTTCATCTCCAGGGTCCTCGATGCCGGAGCCGAAGGGATCATGGTCCCGATGACCTCGACGAAAGAGCAGGCAGAGGCCATCGTCCGGTACAGCAAATATACGCCCATCGGCCAGAGGGGATTCGGCACCCAGACCGGACAGACCGATTACAAGCCCCTCAAGGCGGTCGAGTTCATGAAGGAGGCCAACGAACATACCCTCATCATCGCCCAGATCGAAACCCGCGAGGCGATCGAGAACGTCGAGGCCATCCTCGGTACGGAGGGGATCGATGTGGGGTTGATCGGTCCCAATGACCTCTCCATCTCCTTGGGCATCCCCGATCAACTGGGATCCGAGGCGATCTCGCAAGCCATCGAGAAGGTGATCGATGTTGCCAAAAAGAGGGGAAAGGCCTCGGGCATCCACATCGGAAACACCGAACTGGTGAGGAAGTGGCGAGCCAGGGGCATGACCGTACTCGCCTGCTCCACGGACATCGGTTTCATGTACAACGCCTCCAAATCGGTTTTAGAGGAGATGAAGAGAGCTTGA
- the dapA gene encoding 4-hydroxy-tetrahydrodipicolinate synthase, which produces MEEDMDFQPKGIIPAMVTPITKDGKLNESALRRLTNYLIEGGVHGLFPVGSQGEFYALTFEEKKRIIEIVVDETRGRVPVYAGTGAITTREAVALTQMAEAAGVQAVSVLTPFFIKPNEAELMDFYSSIAKSTRLPVLLYNNPARTNVNLSADFVVRASQIENIVGIKDSSGDLTLTAEYIRRTDEKFSVLAGRDTLIYGTLCYGGKGAIAATANVAPKIIVEIYEAFLAGDHRRALAAQYRLAPLRLAFDLGTFPVVIKEALNLIGIEAGVGIPPVGEISPKAKEELKEILKKMGLL; this is translated from the coding sequence ATGGAGGAAGACATGGACTTTCAACCCAAAGGGATCATCCCAGCCATGGTGACACCCATCACTAAAGATGGAAAACTCAACGAATCGGCTCTCCGGAGACTCACCAACTATCTGATCGAGGGGGGCGTCCACGGCCTCTTTCCCGTGGGAAGTCAGGGAGAGTTCTACGCCCTCACCTTCGAAGAGAAGAAGAGGATCATCGAGATCGTGGTCGATGAAACCCGGGGCCGCGTCCCTGTCTATGCCGGAACCGGAGCGATCACGACCCGTGAGGCGGTGGCCTTGACCCAGATGGCCGAGGCCGCAGGAGTCCAGGCCGTCTCTGTCCTGACCCCCTTCTTCATCAAACCCAATGAGGCAGAATTGATGGATTTTTATTCCTCCATCGCAAAATCCACCCGCCTTCCGGTTTTGCTCTATAACAACCCGGCTCGAACCAATGTGAACCTCTCTGCCGATTTTGTGGTCCGGGCCTCCCAGATCGAAAATATCGTCGGCATCAAGGATTCCTCCGGCGATCTCACCCTGACGGCCGAATATATCCGGCGGACCGACGAGAAATTTTCGGTCCTTGCCGGGCGGGATACCCTGATCTACGGAACCCTCTGTTATGGGGGGAAAGGCGCCATTGCGGCCACCGCCAATGTGGCCCCCAAGATCATCGTGGAAATCTACGAGGCCTTTCTGGCGGGGGACCATCGAAGAGCCCTGGCCGCCCAGTACCGCCTCGCCCCTCTCAGGCTGGCCTTCGACCTCGGCACCTTTCCCGTGGTCATCAAAGAGGCCCTCAACCTCATCGGGATCGAGGCCGGGGTGGGCATCCCACCTGTGGGAGAGATCAGCCCCAAGGCCAAGGAGGAATTGAAGGAGATCTTAAAGAAGATGGGGCTCCTCTGA
- the larA gene encoding nickel-dependent lactate racemase: MRRYPIPCGKKIIDLKIPDFVPVQWVESKPMTPVADVKKAVEEALSRPIGTPGLRDLARPGQKVALIVTDITRKLPEETILPLLLHELERGGIRRRDITAVVATGTHRPNTPEELRNKFGEIVDKIPFVNHNPYDPNALVHLGKTPSGIPLLFNRIVAEADLRISTGVIETHLFAGYSGGVKSLAVGVAGEETIAATHNYPMLEQTRLGVTEGNLFRRFLTEAAHALGLHFIVNVVQTGKKEVVKVVAGDPVEAFNEGVKVARRLYEVEIEHPGEIVVSGVSYPKSLDLYQATRAANVVVFGPEPVVTQGGAILIPAPCEDGCGHPGYCEIMRRAEDVEDIIAISREEGFAPGEQKALILAWILKQARIVMTDCLLPEETLKELYLESAPTLQEAFDRELKKNPQARVVLIPDGLLTLPILKKVGAGTELGP; this comes from the coding sequence ATGAGACGCTACCCGATCCCCTGCGGGAAGAAGATCATTGACCTGAAGATCCCGGACTTCGTCCCGGTTCAATGGGTGGAATCCAAGCCCATGACGCCGGTAGCCGATGTCAAAAAGGCCGTCGAGGAGGCCCTCTCCCGCCCGATCGGAACTCCGGGCCTGCGGGACCTGGCCAGGCCAGGGCAGAAGGTCGCGCTCATCGTCACCGACATCACCCGCAAGCTTCCAGAAGAGACGATCCTCCCCCTGCTCCTCCATGAACTCGAACGAGGGGGCATCCGAAGAAGGGATATCACCGCGGTCGTCGCCACGGGCACGCATCGTCCGAACACCCCCGAGGAGCTACGCAACAAGTTCGGAGAGATCGTCGATAAGATTCCCTTCGTCAATCATAACCCTTACGACCCTAACGCCCTGGTTCACCTGGGTAAAACGCCGAGCGGAATTCCGCTCCTCTTCAATCGGATCGTGGCCGAGGCCGACCTCCGCATCTCTACCGGCGTCATCGAGACGCACCTCTTCGCCGGTTACAGTGGGGGGGTCAAGAGCCTCGCGGTGGGCGTGGCAGGTGAGGAGACCATCGCTGCCACCCACAATTACCCGATGCTCGAGCAGACCCGCCTCGGGGTGACCGAGGGAAACCTCTTCCGAAGATTTCTCACCGAAGCGGCCCACGCCCTTGGGCTCCACTTCATCGTCAATGTGGTTCAGACGGGGAAGAAAGAGGTGGTGAAGGTCGTGGCCGGAGATCCAGTGGAGGCCTTTAACGAAGGGGTGAAGGTGGCCCGCCGACTCTACGAGGTCGAGATCGAACATCCCGGCGAGATCGTCGTGAGCGGGGTCAGTTACCCGAAATCGCTCGACCTCTACCAGGCCACCCGTGCCGCCAATGTGGTCGTCTTCGGTCCCGAACCAGTGGTCACCCAAGGAGGGGCCATCCTGATCCCGGCCCCCTGTGAAGACGGCTGCGGACATCCAGGATACTGCGAGATCATGAGAAGGGCTGAGGACGTAGAGGACATCATCGCCATCTCCCGCGAGGAAGGTTTCGCCCCTGGTGAACAGAAGGCCCTCATCTTGGCGTGGATTCTGAAACAGGCCAGGATCGTGATGACCGATTGCCTTCTTCCGGAGGAGACGTTAAAAGAGTTGTATCTCGAATCGGCTCCCACCCTCCAGGAGGCTTTCGACCGGGAACTGAAGAAGAATCCCCAGGCGAGGGTGGTTTTAATACCGGACGGGCTTTTAACCCTCCCCATCCTCAAAAAGGTCGGGGCTGGGACGGAACTCGGACCCTAA
- a CDS encoding DUF86 domain-containing protein: MSKEEFLKDQDLKDIGAYRLLVAMEAALGLCFHIAAKHLKRVPEDYADCFAILGEAGLLPRNYQRSYKRWPVFRNLLVHMYWKVDYQVLDETIQKDLEDLRQFSKAIAGLL, translated from the coding sequence ATATCGAAAGAAGAATTTTTGAAGGACCAGGACCTGAAGGATATCGGGGCTTATCGTCTTCTGGTGGCCATGGAAGCTGCCCTTGGTTTGTGTTTCCACATCGCCGCAAAGCATCTCAAAAGGGTGCCAGAGGATTACGCCGATTGCTTTGCGATCTTAGGAGAGGCTGGCCTCCTCCCTCGGAATTATCAGAGAAGTTACAAAAGATGGCCCGTTTTCCGAAATTTACTCGTCCACATGTACTGGAAGGTCGATTACCAGGTCCTTGATGAGACGATTCAAAAAGACCTTGAGGACCTCCGTCAATTCTCCAAAGCCATCGCCGGCCTTCTCTAA
- a CDS encoding nucleotidyltransferase domain-containing protein yields MGRKVFSPNPIQRERMTEQLRELLIGYPEIAFAYLYGSFAENLPFHDVDIGIYLSEIGQEEATSFGLALSQTLSKEVKVPLDVRVLNFAPISFVYQVVRGILMLERNEALRVSIVEDAIRKYLDIKPLLHRGIKEAFGS; encoded by the coding sequence ATGGGACGAAAAGTCTTCTCCCCGAACCCGATTCAAAGAGAAAGGATGACCGAACAGCTCAGGGAGTTGCTGATCGGCTACCCCGAAATTGCCTTTGCCTATCTCTATGGGTCTTTTGCGGAAAATCTCCCTTTCCATGACGTCGATATCGGCATCTATCTTTCGGAGATTGGGCAGGAAGAGGCGACCTCTTTCGGTCTTGCGTTGAGCCAGACCCTGAGCAAGGAGGTGAAGGTCCCCTTGGATGTCCGAGTTTTAAACTTCGCCCCCATCTCATTTGTTTACCAGGTGGTCCGGGGAATCTTGATGTTGGAACGAAACGAGGCGCTCCGCGTTTCCATCGTGGAGGACGCCATCCGGAAGTACCTCGATATCAAACCCCTCCTTCATAGGGGAATCAAAGAGGCCTTTGGGTCATGA
- a CDS encoding tripartite tricarboxylate transporter substrate binding protein, producing the protein MKKIFLSLLLTSLLAFSSVGSAAEKFPSKPIELVVPFAAGGSTDVLARLVAKYAPKYFDQPLVVVNKPGGGGVTGTEGVVRSKPDGYTLYLGYGSGHDLVTPHFQKLPYDTFKDLIAVCRLSIHSVVVVVRGDAPYKTFKELVEWGKKRDQVTASVSTRAGSVDITFQAIGKATGLKIVTVPFRGGAEAVTAIVGGQTDTGGNHPSEIISHIKAKRLIPIAVALEERDPALPETPTLKELGYNVVTAGSVKGVAAPKGTPSEVIRYLAERFKKVCEDPEFIKSMQEIGQPVLYQGPEAFAKFLQEGFEHYGRLIKEFNIKLE; encoded by the coding sequence ATGAAGAAGATTTTTCTAAGCCTTTTGTTAACGTCGCTTTTGGCCTTCTCCAGCGTAGGATCGGCAGCGGAAAAATTTCCCTCCAAGCCGATCGAGCTGGTCGTTCCGTTTGCAGCGGGCGGCTCTACAGACGTATTGGCCCGTCTGGTGGCCAAATATGCCCCCAAATATTTCGATCAACCCCTCGTGGTCGTCAACAAACCCGGTGGAGGTGGGGTCACGGGAACGGAAGGGGTGGTCCGTTCCAAACCCGATGGATATACCCTCTACCTCGGGTACGGGTCCGGACACGATCTGGTCACCCCCCATTTTCAGAAACTCCCTTACGACACCTTCAAAGATCTGATCGCGGTCTGCCGCCTCTCCATCCACTCGGTAGTCGTCGTCGTCCGGGGGGACGCCCCATACAAGACCTTTAAAGAGTTGGTCGAGTGGGGGAAGAAGAGGGATCAGGTCACGGCCTCGGTCTCCACAAGGGCCGGGTCCGTGGATATCACCTTTCAGGCCATCGGGAAGGCCACCGGCCTAAAAATCGTGACCGTCCCCTTCAGGGGTGGGGCCGAGGCGGTGACGGCCATCGTCGGAGGGCAGACCGATACCGGAGGAAACCATCCCTCTGAAATCATCAGCCACATCAAGGCGAAACGGTTGATCCCGATCGCCGTGGCATTGGAGGAGAGGGATCCCGCCCTTCCCGAAACCCCGACACTGAAGGAACTGGGGTATAACGTCGTCACCGCCGGCTCGGTGAAGGGTGTCGCCGCTCCCAAAGGGACGCCTTCCGAGGTCATCCGGTACCTTGCCGAGCGGTTCAAGAAGGTCTGCGAGGATCCGGAGTTCATCAAGAGCATGCAGGAGATCGGACAACCGGTCTTGTACCAAGGACCCGAGGCCTTCGCCAAATTCCTCCAGGAAGGGTTTGAGCACTACGGGAGGTTGATCAAGGAATTCAATATCAAATTGGAATGA
- a CDS encoding tripartite tricarboxylate transporter permease has protein sequence MNEILETFQGLFNGFGIALTLTNLTFAFLGAFLGTVVGILPGLGPAATISLLLPLSFKIGSPVTSIILMAGIFYGAMYGGSTTSILVNIPGEAASVVTCIDGYKMAQKGRAGPALGIAAIGSFIAGTVGVIGITFVAPPLAEFALKFGPPEYFSLTLLGLLLATLLGGSSVLKGLIMIVLGLLLGSIGLDPISGAIRFTFGLFMLQEGIDFVTLAMGLFGIGEILYNLERKLKTEVVTQKITHLWPSLKDWAESKWAIVRGSLIGFFIGILPGGGAVISSLVSYAVEKKVSKHPEEFGKGAIQGVAGPESANNSAASASFIPLLTLGIPGNAAIAMIFAALLIQGVQPGPFLITERPDVFWGVVASMYIGNGMLLILNLPLVGMWAQLLRVPYAILAPIIVLFCCVGVYSIRNSVFDIWVMGLFGVIGYFFRKVELEPGPLILAFVLGPILERSLRQALLMSAGNPGIFFKRPISGAMMGFLILFILLQIGWVLRRRWTKGRIQGKTDPGQ, from the coding sequence ATGAATGAGATTCTTGAAACCTTTCAGGGATTGTTCAACGGCTTTGGAATCGCCCTCACGCTCACCAATCTCACTTTTGCCTTCCTGGGAGCCTTCCTGGGGACGGTGGTGGGGATCCTCCCAGGACTTGGCCCTGCAGCCACCATCTCCCTCCTCCTCCCCCTCAGTTTCAAAATAGGTTCTCCCGTCACCTCCATCATCCTGATGGCCGGGATCTTCTACGGCGCCATGTACGGAGGATCGACCACCTCCATCCTGGTCAACATCCCGGGAGAGGCGGCCTCTGTCGTCACCTGCATCGACGGCTACAAGATGGCCCAGAAAGGCCGTGCAGGTCCTGCCCTTGGGATCGCCGCCATCGGCTCCTTTATCGCGGGCACGGTCGGGGTGATCGGGATCACCTTCGTCGCCCCGCCTTTGGCCGAGTTTGCTTTGAAGTTTGGACCGCCCGAATATTTCTCCCTCACCCTTTTAGGGCTTCTCCTCGCCACCCTCCTCGGAGGAAGTTCCGTCCTGAAGGGGCTGATCATGATCGTCTTGGGCCTGCTCCTCGGGTCGATCGGACTGGATCCCATTTCGGGGGCCATCCGGTTCACCTTCGGCCTCTTCATGCTCCAGGAGGGGATCGACTTCGTCACGCTGGCCATGGGGCTCTTCGGCATCGGAGAGATCCTTTATAATCTCGAACGGAAGCTGAAAACAGAGGTCGTCACCCAGAAGATCACCCATCTCTGGCCGAGCCTCAAGGATTGGGCCGAATCGAAATGGGCCATCGTTCGAGGATCGTTGATCGGATTCTTCATCGGGATCCTGCCTGGAGGCGGCGCAGTCATCTCCTCCCTCGTCTCCTATGCGGTGGAGAAGAAGGTCTCCAAGCATCCCGAAGAGTTTGGCAAGGGTGCCATTCAAGGGGTGGCTGGGCCTGAATCGGCAAACAACTCCGCAGCGAGCGCCTCCTTCATCCCCCTGCTCACCCTCGGCATCCCCGGCAATGCGGCCATCGCCATGATCTTCGCCGCGCTCCTCATCCAGGGGGTTCAACCCGGGCCTTTTCTCATCACCGAGAGGCCCGATGTCTTCTGGGGCGTGGTGGCCTCGATGTATATCGGGAACGGGATGCTCCTCATCCTCAACCTTCCCCTCGTAGGAATGTGGGCCCAGCTTCTGCGGGTTCCCTATGCCATCCTTGCCCCCATCATCGTCCTCTTCTGCTGTGTGGGGGTCTACAGCATCCGAAACTCCGTCTTCGATATCTGGGTCATGGGCCTCTTCGGGGTCATCGGCTACTTCTTCAGGAAGGTGGAGCTCGAACCCGGACCGCTCATCCTCGCCTTTGTCTTGGGGCCAATCCTCGAGCGGTCGCTCCGCCAAGCCCTGCTCATGTCCGCCGGAAATCCCGGGATTTTCTTCAAGCGTCCGATCTCGGGGGCCATGATGGGCTTTCTCATTCTCTTCATCCTGCTTCAGATCGGGTGGGTCTTGCGTCGGAGATGGACCAAAGGGAGGATCCAGGGGAAAACGGATCCGGGCCAATAA
- a CDS encoding tripartite tricarboxylate transporter TctB family protein, with amino-acid sequence MDFIDIDAPSEFNLQYRHLTGEVSTIEKWDRLTGAVLFVIGVVTALSSVGLKMGSLRHPGSGFLPFSLSIALIVLSAILILTRLGKGKGSKPFWPERTWLRPLLAVLILFSYALAIGRLGFPLTTFLFLLAWMKVIEQLGWFRVIGLSFAVTASLYLIFGKLLEVPLPMGFFSG; translated from the coding sequence TTGGACTTCATCGATATTGACGCCCCTTCCGAATTTAATTTACAATACCGTCACCTGACCGGGGAGGTGAGCACGATCGAAAAGTGGGATAGGCTGACCGGCGCGGTCCTCTTCGTCATCGGCGTGGTGACCGCCTTAAGCTCGGTGGGACTCAAGATGGGAAGCCTCCGGCATCCCGGTTCGGGGTTTCTTCCCTTCAGTCTTTCCATCGCCTTGATCGTCCTCTCCGCGATCTTGATCCTCACCCGCCTCGGGAAGGGGAAGGGGTCCAAGCCCTTCTGGCCGGAACGGACCTGGCTTCGGCCCTTGCTCGCCGTCCTCATCCTCTTTTCCTATGCCTTGGCCATCGGACGGCTGGGGTTTCCCCTGACGACCTTCCTCTTTCTGCTGGCCTGGATGAAGGTGATCGAACAACTCGGCTGGTTTCGAGTGATCGGGTTATCGTTCGCCGTGACCGCCTCTCTCTACCTGATCTTCGGGAAGCTCCTGGAAGTCCCACTCCCCATGGGTTTCTTTTCGGGTTAA